The DNA sequence cattctgtggcaaagtgtcccaactcattacagttgaagcatcggatggtgcttcgatcaaccatccctgttttatacccaccactgctggtgttagaggatgaagatccacctttctggaatctgttgtagttggacttgtacttgaacttgggattccttttgaatctgacatttgagaatctcttgacaatcagggccattgactcatcctccaattgctccagttcttccaaggaataataatcatctcctgattgattggtagtaggagaatcaaattctgctactataacattgtcttcaaccttggaagactgtaccattctgtctgactgttgagattgttgttgatatagtggttgttgttgttgttgttcatcagctaccagagcagtagacgtgctgaccacccttcctttcccgtaaacctccttctgctgaatctgctccaactcataagtctttaacacaccatagagcctttccaaagaaatctcactcagatctcttgcttctcttatggcagtgattctatgttcgagatgagttggcagtgtcaaaaggaactttttgttgacctccctgatggaatagtatttaccattaatgttcaggttattgatcaatgcattgtacctctcaaacacttcagtgattccttctcctggattggatttaaagtattcatactcagaggttaggatttctagtttgttctccctaacttcctctgtgccttcattaataatctcaatagtttcccagatatgtttggaatctttacaattcatcacatgtctattcattaggggattaagggaatctactaagattaattgaaggctagcatccagggaagcttcttctatatcagcaggagagaagtcctcaggatccttcacataagttctcgcttgggtgatcaccacatcattctctattacctctggttcaataaccataggaatttttggacccttcttcaacacttgcaaatatttgggattagcaacctgtaaaaacagtagcatcttcttcttccacatcacataattttctttatcgaaaagtggaattttaacggttccaactttttgtgtagtcataatgaatttttgagtgaataaaaattcaagaagtgaaagaaacacaaaagtctaggatcttgatttgtacgttaatcagaaggctctgataccaattgttaggtcccaatttgtttgtagaagggggggttgaatgcaaacaataccgtttcgtctaataaaatgcggaataaaattgtgaaacaaaattcaagttaaataaaacttttattaaacttgaaaggtgttacaactacggtatcgattacaagggattaatctcaaatcaattattacaaatttagaataaattcgacatgaactttttctatttttgtaattaaaagatcaaatgctaaaagcgatttgagattaagttctagggattttaatccgctagattgatatacaggaacaagataagtaattctagtggtttggatttaacattaacaaactagaatatttgatcttgaataagcagatggatgatgaaatatttttcttttgttctctgcttttttcttgttctgtatgttgCTGCTCTATTTTTGGATGATGTGATCTTCTGCTTCTTTTGCtctttttaagtaaacagccgaatgcaaatgaactgcaatgacaatcctttgaaccagcatgactttcggtatgacaattgattgtcataccgattgttacataagtacaattcagattgtcttgcaaagattaataacagatttttaaactaataaaaattctaacaagacaatcaaatgaattagcatgactttcggtatgactattgattgtcataccgattgtcatactaatacaatcagtttgccttgttccaatttaaatagattttaaaccaattaaaattctgtaattccttaatattaattctaaattaattaatcaatttaattcaattaattaataaattaatccttgcagatataatttattttcttaattaaattatatgacttaattaattaatggagaattaatactaaccctgagcagcaaccattcttctgacaatcttctgaaagtcactgagacttatgaatcaattccgtcacttcaatgctgacactcgatgtactgtctggttcatgagtgactaactttcgtgacgtttcttcatgtcttgactttgttgttctgattgaatccttgtaataaatgataccttgacgagatctctgtcacttgattaaatccacgatcttgatttatatcactgaggcatgatcaaattcttgaacttcttccagtgaatcttcaagtctgcagatgaacaatgtttctttattctttgacagatgttactttgtgagatctctctgatgcttgatccactatttacttattacattcttatttgagttgagttaaatactcgaataaacgagtaggctatgacatatgcctttcaaggacttaggttattttcccgtgaattatcgttaattccctacaactacttgtaaaatggattaaaaatgaaaataaggacttatttaggttattttcccgtgaattatcgttaattccctacaactacttgtaaaatggattaaaaatgaaaataaggacttatttaggttattttcccgtgaattatcgttaattccctacaactacttgtaaaatggattaaaaatgaaaataaggacttatttaggttattttcccgtgaattatcgttaattccctacaactacttgtaaaatggattaaaaatgaaaataaggacttatttaggttattttcccgtgaattatcgttaattccctacaactacttgtaaaatggattaaaaatgaaaataaggacttatttaggttattttcccgtgaattatcgttaattccctacaactacttgtaaaatggattaaaaatgagaataaggacttatttaggttattttcccgtgaattatcgttaattccctacaactacttgtaaaatggattaaaaatgaaaataaggacttatttaggttattttctcgtgaattatcgttaattccctacaactacttgtaaaatggattaaaaatgaaaataaggacttatttaggttattttcctgtgaattatcattaattccctacaactacttgtaaaatggattaaaaatgaaaataagtacttatttaggttaatttcccgtgaattatcgttaattccctacaactacttgtaaaatggattatcattatttatttgtAGTTAGAGAGTGCTATGAAGATGACATACATGATCCACATACGCGGCCCTCCTGGCTGGTTCTATGATGTCATTCTCGATTTTCTCGCACATTATGATCGGGTAATGACTGAGTGGAAGGGTCTTGGATACAGTAGGTCCGCTTTCATCAGACCGAAAGATATTCAGCAGCCTCTTGTTGAGCGTCAGCCTCCTGCTGGAGATGCACGTGAGGTAGACATTCATGATACAGCTCCTAGTAGCTCACAACAGACAGCGCCCCCTATCTCTCAGAAGCGTCCTCGTGAGGTACTAATAACTATTATTCACGAACTTGTGATCTTTTTAATTTCGTCTATTGAATATGTAAATGACCTGTGTGTCTTTAATTTACATTAATGGCAGGATGAGACTGGTGGTCCTGAGGAGGATACCGCAGTACTTGTCCCCCCTAAACGTCCACGTGAGGTATAAATTTCTAACAAAAGCTTTCATTTCATGCATCATAGAACTTCGATTAATATGTCTGTGTCAGCTGTAATTGCAGGAGGTTCAGTCTACTGGTGATATTCCAGCCACCCATGCTCCTACACATGTATCTATTCCCCCTCAGGtacaaatattttataaatattgtCCTCCTGTGCACTTACATATTTACAGCTTCCTGTGTTGAATAATGTTTATGTATTGGCTTGTAATTGCAGGTTGAGGTTCAGTCTACTGGTGATGTTCCACCCGCCACTGCTCCTACACCTGTATCCATTGCCTCTCAGGTACAAATCTTTGACAAATATTGTCCTCCTATGCACTTACACATTTTTAGCTTCGAGTGTTGAATATGTTTATATATCGGCTTCAAATTGCAGGTTGAGGTTCAATCTCCTGCTGATGTTCCACCCACCACTGCTCCGACACCTGTATCCATTCCCCCTCAGGTACAAATATTTAACAAATATTGTCATTCTATGCACCTAAAATATTTTAGCTTCGTGTgttgaatatgtttatgtatcGGCTTCCAATTGCAGGTTGATTATACTACTCCAACACCATTCCACAGATCTATGACATTTCAACCTATTCCACTAAAGGTATTATTTGTTCCCTACTATGTCAACTAAATGGGATTAAAATGgattaattccctacaactagtTATAAATGGATTAAACTAAGTGTTAAATGTGTACTTAATTTATGGATTGCAGATGCCTATTACTCCAGAATCTTTAGAGGCCTCTTCCTCCCTTGTCACTCCATATGTACATTTGGGCATAGGCGAGTCTTCTGTTCCTAGTGAGCTACGGGACATGTTTGATGTAATAACTCTTAACTCTTTTTTAAAGTAAATGGCCTTAGATTAACTAGTTCCAAATATGCTAATTGTGTTTTTGTTTATTTTGTAGATGGACTCAATTGAAGATTTGGCGGAGGATGTGGCGAAACGAGGTGGTCCTGAGCGGCGTGGTGATATGACAAGGCCACTAAAAAATCGGAAAGTGAGGTGGTTGTATCGGCATTTCTGGAGTTTAGAGGTTGATTACATTTGGCGTGATCACAGTGAGCGGGGCATTACTTATCCTCTTACACATAGCCAAGTAACAACTTTGCGACCAGAGTTTTGGGTGGAGGATGATGTTCTCAATGCCTATGGTGAGCTCTTGAGACTTAGAGAGGATAAACTCTGGGAAAAATGGGAAAAAATTCCCAGAACTGAAAGTTTCAAGCCCAGGCGGTATTTCATTGCTCCTAGCTTTTTCATGGCGATGGCACTTGAGTTTTGTCCTAACTTGAAGGTACTCTATTAAACAAATAGCAATGCTCCAACCTGCTTTTCTATAAACAGATATCAATTATGCTGTATAAATGTTAACCTATTTTTTGACTTGTAATTGTAGGCTTCTCCGAGTACCCTAAAAGGTGATGCCAAAAAGTCAATGGAGAGGTTCTTTAGAGATTATGCTAACAAGGGGGGTAGCTTGCCTCTTCAGTTTTGTGACTTTGTATTTTTCCCCACGTGTGATAGCTCTCATTGGTTCTTGTTTGTTGTTAATCTCAACAAAATGAGAGTGCTAAACATTGATCCTCTTAGGGACGACAAAGACACAACAGGGAACATCGCTCACCCCTTCCAGTATTACATTATGGTAACtatatcattctttaattccctaccagtagttttaaatagattaataattaaataatgacttgttaggttcatttcccgtgaAATATCATTATGGTAACtatatcattctttaattccctaccagtagttttaaatagattaataattaaataatgacttgttaggttcatttcccgtgaaatatcattctttaattccctaccagtagttttaaatagattaataattaaataatgacttgttaggttcatttcccgtTATTTGCAGGAAAAGTTGATCCCATATATGCTCAATTATTTGCATCTATCTCGATTTCCATTGAAATATACCCGGGTTCATGGTCTTGATGCTCGACCCAAGCAAGATGGTGGCAATGATTGTGGTGTGTATGTATCCAAGTACATGGACGCTATGCTCAACGGGATCTCCTTGCCATCAGCTGTGTGGAACCCTAAAGTTGATGTACAGACTTTTCGCTATCGGATGGCGCACGAGTTATCAAAAGGGGTTGCTAGACATATTTCTGAGTGGGGCATTCGACAAAGAGAGGCGGGACACTAGTTTGTTATTTGATTAGTGACTTGTAGTTACTTTAGTTAGTTGTACATATTTTGCCCGGTTGTATTTTATTTAGATTGGTTGTATTTATTTTGGTTGGTTAGATGTATTTATTTTAGTTGATTTGTTTGTAGTTGGCATATCAAGGCCATTTTTTTaagtttggtttggtttggtttggtttgtttATAGTTGGCATGTCATGGccattcatttttaagtttagtttggtttggtttgttttttttatagttggcatgtcaaggccattcatttttaagtttagtttggtttggtttgtttgtagttggcatgtcaaggccattcatttttaagtttagttTGGTTTGGTTTGAAATTTTACAGGTTTTTGgttgacttaaaaataaatagGTCATGCCGGTTTTTTTATTTTACAGGTAAAGTTTAACTTAAAAACAAAGAGGTCATGCCGAATTTGTTATTATGTACTttgaaatattaataaattttaattaaatattttcaatgttGTTAATGTTAGTACTTGTTGCCGTTATTAATAATCCCAAAAAAAGAAGTGACtccaaaaaaaaatttgaaaaaaaagttatttttgaagatttttttttccaaaattgggcagaaagttttctgtaaaacagaaaaagttttatataaaaaataaatcatttgCAAGTGCAGTGACCAATATGCAAAATTCGGTTAGgcccgcaatgtttcattgcggatgccgcaatgtttcattgcggatgccgcaatgtttcattgcggatgccgcaatgtttcattgcggatGCAGCAATGTTTCATTACGGGGGTAATCTGGGTTTTGCATAAATTTGCAGATTGGTCATTGCACTTGcaaatgatttattttttatataatattttacagaaaactttctgcccaattttgaaaaaaaaaatcttcaaaaataacttttttttcaaatttttttttggaGTCACTTCTTTTTTGGGGATTATTAATAATGGCAACAAGTACTAACATTAACaacattgaaaatatttaattaaaattcattaatatttCAAAGTACATGATATGAAATTACAATcaattttttccttttttttctaaTAATCTCGAGGGACAATTTTTTCTATCATGGCCTTCTTCCCTCGCCCCACAAAAACTGCACTTTCGAAATTGTTTATTTGAACTTGACGTCTCGATACCACTTTTGAATCTACCCGCTTTTGGACGTCCTTTTGTTTGTGACCTTGGGGGATATAATAACGGATCAtcttcttcatcactttcatagtcctcatttatttttttctctctcttttctcccGGAAAAGACTTAATCACATACTCCTTTTCTCTCTTGATCACGCTCATCAAGTAATTGTACCGCGGAACGGAGCAACTACCAACAACGGACAAACCTTGGAAAGCTttacacaatccactatatcttGCCGTTTGAGATTCTACAACATTACCAAGCATCCGAGGGGTACACGGTAGAGGTCCCGCAACTTTGTTTCCGTTTATTGTCCACCTCATTGTTACAAGATCTGGCGGTATCATCGTCTTTTGTTTCTTGTTAAGGTAACGGATCATGTGTCTACAAATCATCCCAGAATGTTCAAATTTTTTACATGTACAAGAATAACTCCCGTCGATGGAAACCTTCAAGAAAAATTTCCTTCTATTAATCTCCGGCAAGGTGGACTTTTCTACCAAATACATCTTTGAAAGATAATCTCCACAACCTTTCATGCTTTTCACAACAAAAGATTGCCTTTTTTAAAGCTCTTTTTGAAATCGTTTAAACATCTCTTTTGTGTATATCTTGGAGGCATGTATCTCCATTGACGAGTTAGAGAATAGTCTCCTTTCCTTGTACTCGGTGTCAAAATCGGCTTGAACCTCCCGTAAATATTGTGAGTCCAAAGCTTTTTGTGaattctcaatgaattctttcaACCCGGTCGACGCTTTCACATACTCATCAAAAAATGAATTCATAGACTCGCTCATTGAGGTGGTAGTCATACCGGCGGCAAAATGTTGTTTCGTGAAAGCAAAAACCCATTGCCGTCTAATTGCGTACATATCATTTAGCCAATTGTGattttcaagatcatatttctctTTCAAGTCCTCCCACCTACCTTCAAATTCCGTTGGTGACAATGACTTGTAGATACATGCATTAAAATCCGTCTTGAACTCCGAGTATTGAGTATACAAAGTAGATAGTTTCTCGGGAAACTTGCTACTAATATGCCACGTACAATATGTATGGTTGGTGTTAGGCATAACCTCAGAAATGGCATTACTTAAAGCGATGTCTTGATCCGTAATAATGGTAATAGGTGGCTTGTTATCGACCGCTTCCAACCAAGTCTTCAAAACCCATTTATAAGTAGTCTCTTTCTCGTCCCTTATAAGTGCAAATCCAAACAAAATATTTTGGTAGTGGTGATTCACTCCCGTAATTGGAATAAAAGGCATGTCATACCTATTAGTCTGATATGTCGAGTtgaaagtcaccacatctccaaAATTCTTGTACGCGTTAAGCGAACGAGGATCAACCCACACCAAACCCCTAACCCGATTCTCCTCATCCACATCCACTCGGTAGAAAAAATTGCCAACACTTTGTTTTTGCAAGTCTCGTAACAAAACCAATCCACACTCCGCATCACCGGAATCAAAAACCCGTCTTCGAATGTCACGTATTACATTTCGTACGTCTTGAGCGGAAAAACCAATTTTTTCAATACCACCACACGTCTCACTATGTAAATTCATCACTTTCGGGGTCTCGATACCCGATTTGTTGAATAACTCAATCAAAGATCGGGTAAACGGATCTATGTTGCGTGATCTTTGTATGAAATTTACCTTATCCGATGTAACCATAACATGATTGTGCTCTAGGTTGACCTTGGTTACTTCCCATTTGTTTGAGCTTACTTTGTGAGCAACACACATACGAGCACGACAACAAGTTCGAGGAATAACATCTGGAGGTCGTTTCCCTTTAGCCTATCTTCAACTTCCAAGGGTTTTGGGCCCAATCTTCCACCCTTTCGACATATATACAAACGTGACGATATACCACCATTTCTTGAATGCTTATGACTACTTCGAATAATTACCTCGAACCCTATACTTCGACCATAACCTCGATAAAAACTTTCCGCTTCATCCAACGAATCAAACATCATACCAACACAAGGAACTACATCATTCATATTTCCAATAAAATTTTCATCATTAATTTTTTCATCATCATCGCCATTAAAAGAATCATTACTATCATCGGAATCACCGTGAACATCGTGATTCTTCCAACCGAAACCAACATCATCATCACTATGTGTTTTTCGCTTCCCCGGATCATTAACTTTATCTTCAATACTATCAACATCTATTACTTCATCATCATTAAAGATTTTACGATAAACCCTCTTTTTTGTGTGGggggtaacataattaaaatcgTTATGATCAATAGATGAACTtgaataatcaaataaataagaAGCCATGGATATTGAATACTAACCTTTTTTTTCAGAAGAATAAATTTGAGCAGAATGTTAAGAAGCAGTAAAAACAGCAATGTTTCAAAAATACAGACATTTTAAGGTAGGTGTGTGCATTAAATGCAcggccgcaatgtttcattgcgatggccgcaatgaaacattgcggcacTGTACAAACCCCCAAGCCAACAACTGTAAATATTTGCAGTTTAAAAAAAACTTTACAACGTACCccagcaatgtttcattgcggggGGAAGTGTCcaccgcaatgaaacattgcggttgggttgtttatttttgttattttctttaaaattagaaaattaatcaaaaataattataaaaaatagtttctagacttattatatttcatttaatatgttaaatgttattttgaaaatataaatatttataagaGTAACTTAATAATAATATCAACATCGGATCAATTATCTCATGCAATTATCTAAACAAAGAATTAGATATTGAGAGATTATTAGTGGACATGAGAAATTAGAAGCATGCGTGTCCTTTTCTATTTCGAAAGAATCCAGGTAAAGTGaccatttttatattttttatagaTAACGAAAATTcgataaattttcatttttttagtttttcacattttcaaattttagcattatatttgtttattaaaatttaaacttgataaaataaattggacatgtacaagaaaaataaaacattaaataatttatttcattcaaacataaatggagtacattcaaatattttttcaaaaaaaatacatAATAACATTTTATGTCGACGAGAATGATCAAACTTTAACGGTGTTGGAAGAACCGCCTTTATCACCCTTATCGTCGTCTTTCTTTTTCCTCGACTTTTCCGCCTTCGCTTTAgcttcattttcttttttttttcttgcGCTCAAGCGCCATTTGAATACGGCAGAGAGCTATTGCCATGTCTTCTTCTCCTTCGGGCCCGTCATAAGCCACACCATCGATAATTACCTTATTATTGTCATAATCATAGTAGAAAACCATTTTTCGGAAATTAGAGAAGATAATGTTGAAGAGAAAATGTAGAATAAAAATAGAGAAGAGAATGTTGAAAAAAAATGAGATGAGGCAGGACTATTTATAGGTGAAAatctgaattttaaaattcacaaaattaaaTTTAGCACAGAAAAAATTTTGCTGAAAAAATTCATTTGACTGTTGAAATAGCCGCAATGAAGCATCGCGGGGTGTCCAAACtgccgcattgtttcattgcggtgTATCCGTCAAGCTTCTGCTCTGTTGACCAGTCAATTCTTATTAATATTTGACTGTTGAAATTGCCGCAATGAAGCATTGCGGGGTGTCCACACtgccgcattgtttcattgcggtgTGTGACCAGCCAATTCTTATTAAATATTGGCACATAAAATAAGTTTTGCACAAAAAATAAGTTTGACTGTTGAtaaattttttaaactaaaataactcaattcactaaaaagtataaaattaatattattaaacttatttaaaaaaaattatttaaaattattcatacgataatttaaagaaaaatattactactacttatatttaatgttaacatattttaaaaaattaattactgttgaacattaatattatttttatacttaTATAAATAAGTTAAATATTAGAATAAACTAAAGAGAGGGGCAGTTTGGACATTAAAAACTGGGAGTCTACCCAACAATGAAATATTGCGGAGTACGTAATGTTTCCTGTGCATGGCGACAtcccgcaatgaaacattgcggaaGTCAAGACCCGCATTGAAACATTGCTTCCtcccgcaatgtttcattgctgTGGGTTGGCTGGCTACCCCCAACCCACGTTGGCTCCTGATTAATTCCCATTATAATACTATCTCATCATATTGCAATTCTTTACTAAAATTTGACATTAAGATAAAATCAAACTTTACAAATGACACCATTCTTCCCAGGGCACCCGAATCTTTAGGGCCGACCTTACTCAGAGCTGCCCAGTTATAGCCAACGAACTTGTGTTCCACACGGCTCAGAGAAATAAAAAAATTCAGTTTTtatttgttattattatttttatcaaaatTTGTATCATGTATATGATTAAAAATCAACAAACAGATAACCAAAACAATATATTCTCAACCTGATCATATTTCTAAAAAATgcaaatcatcaggaaaatacagttgcataatactccctccgtccatttctccgtccctttcaattgtttacattatTTAGAGAGTGTCcaacacgcattttaaggtgcatataaaatatagttctgtaatttttttttacaattttgtttttctgaataaaagttaaaatattcaacttttattcaggaaaagaaaattgtaaaaataagttacatagctatactttttatgcaccttaaaatgtgTGCCGATACTTCCTACCTCataaatgtaaacaattggaagggaatGATAGAGTACTTATTATCAGCCTAGGTTAATCGTACAAATCTACCAAATAAGCATCAGCATGTACAGGGTTCCACAAGTTCACCATCTGTTCATTTTAAAAACCATCACGGTACGGTACCTATATCCCAGTGTCCCAACTTCTCAGTTACAAACAATAATGAACAATTCAATAACATGAAACACAGCCAGGTCATCATTTGATTCTGGAAATACTTAAATTGCTTTAGATATATAACATCATTAAGAGATACATTACGAGTTAATTACACTTTGTAACTCCACCTttcatttaaaatcaaaataGTATATTTATATTGTAAAACACAGTTTGCAACCCTTAACTTTCAATATTAACTTCAACATGCATCCCTTCCGgttataaaattgaaattgagatgttaatattaataactaaaattttaaatcaataaaaatatttattttaatgcaTATTTTACATGAAAAAAATTATACCCCCTCCGTCCCATGGATTCTTTACATTGGTGATCGAAGATCGGCACACATTTTAAAACTTCCGTAAATTATGGttccctaaataattttaaatatttttttcttttaaataaaaatataatatttaaatttttatatagaaaaacaaaattctaaaaataaattatagaattaTATTTTATAGTAGTCTTAATGCGTGCCAGACATGAagaaaaaataaatcaaaatatatgttaaatacttaaaatatatttaaatacttaaaatatgTTAATGCCTGCTCTAAATTATTCATAATGTTAAAtccttaaaatatatttatcaagcaaaatatatgtttatatatataatcataaagtttctaaatatatttatattttaaaattttaacaatTATACCgagtaaaatataaaataattgatattaatattatttttataatttgaaattctaacttttagtttaatttta is a window from the Apium graveolens cultivar Ventura chromosome 1, ASM990537v1, whole genome shotgun sequence genome containing:
- the LOC141706271 gene encoding protein FAR1-RELATED SEQUENCE 5-like produces the protein MNLHSETCGGIEKIGFSAQDVRNVIRDIRRRVFDSGDAECGLVLLRDLQKQSVGNFFYRVDVDEENRVRGLVWVDPRSLNAYKNFGDVVTFNSTYQTNRYDMPFIPITGVNHHYQNILFGFALIRDEKETTYKWVLKTWLEAVDNKPPITIITDQDIALSNAISEVMPNTNHTYCTWHISSKFPEKLSTLYTQYSEFKTDFNACIYKSLSPTEFEGRWEDLKEKYDLENHNWLNDMYAIRRQWVFAFTKQHFAAGMTTTSMSESMNSFFDEYVKASTGLKEFIENSQKALDSQYLREVQADFDTEYKERRLFSNSSMEIHASKIYTKEMFKRFQKEL